In the genome of Granulibacter bethesdensis CGDNIH1, one region contains:
- the rpoZ gene encoding DNA-directed RNA polymerase subunit omega yields the protein MARVTVEDCVEKVPNRFELVLLAAHRARCISRGEELTIDRDNDKNPVVALREIADETVTTTGLHQDLMKSLSRAPEPEPADEEVLDLIPTEQNIFGLQDVSAEEEAHSSAADLSSDEMEAAIEAELGGRRR from the coding sequence ATGGCGCGCGTCACCGTTGAAGATTGCGTCGAAAAGGTGCCCAACCGGTTCGAACTGGTTCTGCTGGCCGCCCATCGTGCCCGCTGCATCAGCCGTGGCGAGGAACTGACCATTGATCGTGACAACGATAAGAACCCGGTGGTCGCACTCCGTGAAATTGCTGATGAGACGGTGACCACCACTGGATTGCATCAGGATCTGATGAAGTCACTTTCCCGCGCGCCGGAGCCGGAACCCGCGGATGAAGAAGTCCTCGATCTGATCCCGACCGAGCAGAATATCTTTGGCCTGCAGGATGTTTCTGCCGAGGAAGAAGCTCATTCCAGTGCGGCCGATCTCTCATCCGATGAGATGGAAGCTGCGATTGAGGCCGAACTTGGCGGTCGTCGTCGCTGA
- the folK gene encoding 2-amino-4-hydroxy-6-hydroxymethyldihydropteridine diphosphokinase, producing the protein MILIALGANLPNSDGMPAIETCRQAVARLGELPGLTLEACSRWYLTAPMPPSGQPDYVNGVARLSGEIDPERLLAWLQEIEARNGRVRTVPNAPRTLDLDIIDMDGMVRSAPDPILPHPRATERAFVLTPLRDVCPDWIDPVSGKTVDDLLDALPPQGIRPADSD; encoded by the coding sequence ATGATTTTAATAGCACTCGGGGCAAATCTGCCGAATTCAGATGGTATGCCAGCCATCGAAACCTGCCGCCAGGCGGTGGCACGGCTGGGCGAGTTGCCCGGTCTGACTCTGGAAGCCTGCTCCCGTTGGTATCTGACGGCACCGATGCCGCCTTCCGGTCAGCCTGATTACGTAAATGGTGTAGCCCGCCTGTCCGGTGAAATCGATCCCGAGCGCCTTTTGGCATGGTTGCAGGAGATCGAGGCGCGCAATGGCCGTGTCCGTACGGTTCCCAATGCTCCTCGCACACTTGACCTTGATATTATCGATATGGATGGGATGGTCAGGTCCGCCCCTGATCCTATTCTGCCCCACCCAAGGGCGACAGAGCGTGCTTTTGTCCTGACGCCGCTGCGGGATGTGTGTCCAGACTGGATTGATCCCGTCAGTGGTAAAACGGTTGATGATCTGCTGGATGCGTTGCCGCCACAGGGAATAAGACCGGCTGATTCTGACTGA
- a CDS encoding NYN domain-containing protein, producing MHFLPTERIALFIDGANLYSASRNLGFEVDYRNLLSTFRSRSQLVRAYYYSAVLETEEYSPLKPLTDWLAYNGYNLVTKPAREFTDSSGRRRIKGNMDIELAVDMMEIADRIDHAVLFSGDADFRRVVEAVQRKGVRVSVVSSIRTSPPMIADDLRRQADEFLELADIATFFTRRQMEPRARAPRASGSGNEERS from the coding sequence ATGCATTTCCTACCGACCGAGAGAATAGCGCTCTTTATAGATGGCGCTAACCTCTATTCGGCATCCCGGAACCTGGGCTTTGAGGTCGACTATCGCAATTTGCTGTCAACTTTCCGCAGTCGCTCTCAACTTGTGCGTGCATATTATTACTCAGCTGTTCTTGAAACGGAAGAATATTCTCCCCTCAAGCCGTTGACAGACTGGCTTGCTTATAACGGCTATAATCTGGTTACCAAGCCGGCCAGAGAATTCACGGATTCCTCCGGTCGCCGCCGAATCAAGGGCAATATGGATATCGAGCTGGCCGTCGATATGATGGAAATCGCCGACCGGATTGATCATGCCGTCCTGTTCAGCGGCGATGCTGATTTCCGACGCGTGGTCGAAGCCGTGCAACGGAAGGGCGTGCGGGTTTCCGTCGTTTCCTCCATCCGAACCTCCCCCCCTATGATCGCCGATGATCTCCGCCGTCAGGCTGATGAATTTCTGGAGCTTGCCGATATCGCCACCTTCTTCACGCGGCGACAGATGGAGCCGCGGGCAAGGGCACCCCGTGCCAGCGGCA
- the lepB gene encoding signal peptidase I, whose product MSERKSGFWSNVVVIVYAALIAIGFRTFLFEPFNIPSGSMIPTLQVGDYLFVSKYAYGYSHFSLPFSPDLFSGRIFGSLPHRGDVVVFRLPTDTSTSYIKRVIGLPGDTVQMREGHLFINGTEVPRKEHGVYTIEGEGSSPVPEEDKLYVEDLPGKSGQSGVDHLILKRSDHEMLDNTPEFKVPAGHFFAMGDNRDNSQDSRVMSVVGFVPVENLIGRAEFIFFSVHATAPWYQVWEWPLEIRWNRLFRSIH is encoded by the coding sequence ATGTCAGAACGCAAATCCGGCTTCTGGAGCAATGTAGTCGTGATCGTCTACGCAGCTCTCATTGCCATTGGTTTTCGGACTTTCCTTTTCGAGCCTTTTAATATTCCCTCCGGATCGATGATCCCGACATTGCAGGTCGGTGATTATCTGTTTGTCTCCAAATATGCTTACGGGTATTCGCACTTCTCGCTGCCATTTTCGCCCGATCTTTTTTCCGGGCGCATTTTCGGCAGCTTGCCGCATCGCGGGGATGTTGTGGTATTCCGCCTGCCGACCGATACGTCGACCAGCTATATCAAGCGCGTGATAGGGCTGCCGGGTGATACGGTGCAGATGCGCGAGGGCCACCTGTTCATCAATGGCACAGAGGTTCCGCGTAAGGAACATGGCGTTTACACCATTGAGGGTGAGGGCAGCTCTCCGGTACCGGAAGAAGACAAATTATATGTCGAGGATTTACCCGGTAAGAGCGGGCAAAGCGGGGTGGATCATTTGATCCTGAAACGCTCGGATCATGAAATGCTCGACAATACGCCGGAATTCAAAGTCCCGGCCGGGCATTTCTTTGCGATGGGTGATAATCGGGATAACAGTCAGGACAGCCGGGTCATGTCGGTCGTCGGATTTGTGCCGGTAGAAAACCTGATTGGCCGTGCAGAGTTTATTTTCTTCTCCGTGCATGCAACCGCCCCCTGGTATCAGGTGTGGGAATGGCCGTTGGAAATCCGCTGGAATCGTTTGTTCAGGAGCATCCACTGA
- a CDS encoding RelA/SpoT family protein, with translation MTQSMGAGFFSRLTRLPDGVAGEVGQPARPRIVRQFELTEKVLSYAPNADTDLIDAAYVLAMRAHGQQVRDNGDPYITHPLAVADILAGYRLDVGSIITGLLHDTIEDTQLSLAQIEERFGTEIAGLVDGVTKLTRLELQSDRTKQAENFRKLVLAMSKDIRVLLVKLADRLHNMRTLHFVRSDARRQRISRETMEIYAPLADRIGMEEVKTELQTLAFAQLETEAYDTIMARLNFLRGRGADVIEEVKAELRRVCEDHGVTVIEVTGREKSPFSIWEKMQRRSVAFEQLSDIMAFRIVVPTRADCYAALGAVHATYPVIAGRFKDYISTPKANGYQSLHTGVTLREPRNQKIEVQIRTRDMDDVADNGVAAHWAYKDGQEMLPSEVQRFRWVQDLLEILDNSAAPDEFLENTKLELYQDQVFCFTPKGQLIQLPRGATPVDFAYAVHSQIGDTCVGARVNGRLLPLRHELQNGDQVEILTARGGTPSPQWERFCVTGKARARIRRYVHQQQKQLHVDEGRAMLAKAFRQEGLDGSEKVLDAALKTLKQPTLDDLYTAVGNGNIGPKEVVHAAYPELRPAARAPRMLHGLPPRPSSRPAGRAESGMAITGLVSGMAVHYAGCCHPLPGDRIVGIVATGKGVTIHTRDCPTLESFASTPERFIDVDWDSAMMERGNEGKRGDLYTGRISVIASNEGNALANITNAIAKQDGAVMNLKIVNRQQDFFEILIDVNVRDVRHLSHVIAGLRAASSITQVERARS, from the coding sequence ATGACGCAGAGCATGGGAGCCGGCTTTTTCAGCCGCCTGACGCGCCTTCCTGACGGCGTGGCGGGTGAGGTTGGGCAGCCGGCCCGTCCCCGTATCGTGCGGCAGTTCGAGCTGACCGAAAAAGTCCTCAGTTATGCCCCCAATGCTGATACGGATCTGATCGACGCCGCCTATGTGCTGGCGATGCGTGCGCATGGGCAGCAGGTACGCGACAATGGCGATCCCTATATTACGCACCCTCTGGCAGTGGCTGATATTCTGGCCGGATACCGGCTGGATGTCGGCAGCATCATCACCGGGCTGCTGCATGACACGATTGAGGATACACAGCTAAGCCTTGCCCAGATCGAGGAGCGTTTCGGAACTGAAATCGCCGGCCTCGTCGATGGTGTGACCAAGCTGACCCGGTTGGAACTCCAGTCCGACCGCACCAAGCAGGCGGAAAATTTCCGTAAGCTCGTTCTGGCCATGAGCAAGGATATCCGCGTGCTGCTGGTCAAGCTCGCGGACCGGCTGCACAATATGCGCACCCTGCATTTCGTGCGCTCCGACGCGCGCCGCCAGCGCATCAGCCGCGAGACGATGGAAATCTATGCCCCTCTCGCCGACCGCATCGGTATGGAGGAGGTGAAGACCGAGCTTCAGACTCTGGCCTTCGCACAGCTGGAGACCGAAGCCTACGACACCATCATGGCACGGCTGAACTTCCTGCGTGGCCGCGGGGCCGATGTGATCGAGGAAGTGAAGGCCGAGCTTCGTCGTGTGTGCGAGGATCATGGCGTTACGGTGATCGAAGTCACGGGACGGGAAAAATCCCCTTTCTCGATCTGGGAAAAAATGCAGCGCCGCAGTGTGGCGTTCGAGCAGTTATCCGATATCATGGCGTTCCGCATCGTCGTGCCGACGCGGGCGGATTGTTACGCCGCGCTGGGTGCGGTGCACGCGACCTATCCGGTGATTGCCGGACGGTTCAAGGATTATATCTCCACCCCCAAGGCAAATGGCTATCAAAGCCTGCACACCGGCGTCACCCTGCGGGAGCCGCGCAACCAGAAGATCGAGGTGCAGATCCGCACCCGTGATATGGATGACGTCGCGGATAACGGCGTGGCCGCGCACTGGGCCTATAAAGACGGGCAGGAGATGCTGCCCAGCGAAGTGCAGCGTTTCCGCTGGGTGCAGGATCTGCTCGAAATTCTCGACAATTCCGCAGCTCCTGACGAGTTTCTGGAGAATACCAAACTCGAATTATATCAGGATCAGGTTTTCTGCTTTACGCCCAAAGGTCAGTTGATCCAGTTGCCACGCGGGGCGACCCCGGTGGATTTCGCTTATGCTGTGCATAGTCAGATCGGTGATACCTGTGTAGGCGCGCGTGTGAATGGCCGTCTGCTGCCGTTGCGGCACGAATTGCAGAATGGTGATCAGGTCGAAATTCTGACGGCCCGTGGCGGCACCCCCAGCCCGCAATGGGAACGCTTCTGCGTCACCGGCAAGGCGCGGGCACGCATCCGCCGCTATGTGCATCAGCAACAGAAGCAACTCCATGTGGATGAAGGCCGTGCCATGTTGGCCAAGGCCTTCCGGCAGGAAGGGTTGGATGGTAGCGAGAAGGTGCTTGATGCAGCCCTGAAAACGCTGAAGCAGCCTACGCTGGATGATCTTTATACCGCTGTTGGCAATGGCAATATCGGGCCGAAGGAGGTGGTGCATGCCGCCTATCCGGAATTGCGGCCCGCTGCGCGTGCGCCGCGTATGCTGCATGGCCTGCCGCCGCGTCCGTCCTCCCGTCCGGCTGGTCGTGCCGAGAGCGGTATGGCTATTACCGGCCTGGTCTCCGGGATGGCGGTTCATTATGCCGGATGCTGCCATCCTCTGCCGGGGGATCGTATTGTCGGCATCGTTGCCACTGGCAAGGGTGTGACCATCCATACGCGGGACTGTCCGACGCTGGAAAGTTTTGCGTCCACGCCTGAGCGTTTCATTGATGTGGACTGGGACAGTGCCATGATGGAACGCGGCAATGAGGGCAAGCGCGGTGATCTTTATACGGGACGTATCAGCGTGATCGCCTCCAATGAGGGAAATGCTCTGGCCAATATCACCAACGCTATCGCCAAGCAGGACGGGGCGGTGATGAATTTAAAAATCGTTAATCGGCAGCAGGATTTCTTTGAAATTCTGATTGATGTGAATGTGCGTGATGTACGCCATCTTTCTCATGTGATTGCGGGTCTGCGTGCTGCGTCGAGCATCACCCAGGTCGAGCGTGCACGGAGTTGA
- the acpS gene encoding holo-ACP synthase yields the protein MIIGIGSDICDIRRIETVLERHGERFLSRVFTTAERAKAERRNGRMRMGTYAKRFAAKEACAKALGTGFAGGVFMSDLGVVNLSSGQPTLRLTGGAAARLSAMTPSGMGAQVLLTMTDEYPYAYAQVVISAVPLPTSLIGGRGLP from the coding sequence ATGATCATCGGCATTGGCTCGGATATCTGTGACATCCGACGCATCGAAACAGTGCTGGAACGGCATGGGGAGCGGTTTCTGAGCCGGGTGTTTACCACGGCGGAAAGGGCCAAGGCCGAACGCCGTAATGGCCGTATGCGCATGGGAACCTATGCCAAGCGTTTCGCGGCCAAGGAAGCCTGCGCCAAGGCACTTGGCACCGGTTTTGCCGGGGGGGTATTCATGTCTGATCTTGGGGTCGTCAACCTTTCTTCCGGCCAGCCGACACTGCGTCTGACAGGCGGGGCGGCGGCAAGGCTGAGTGCTATGACGCCGTCCGGTATGGGGGCGCAGGTCCTGCTGACGATGACGGATGAATACCCGTACGCCTATGCGCAGGTGGTGATTTCGGCTGTGCCTCTTCCGACCTCTCTCATTGGTGGCCGGGGGCTGCCTTGA